A DNA window from Vigna angularis cultivar LongXiaoDou No.4 chromosome 1, ASM1680809v1, whole genome shotgun sequence contains the following coding sequences:
- the LOC108340955 gene encoding fe(2+) transport protein 1 isoform X3, producing the protein MAITSATLFKIIFVFFILVTLLTPQAVADCEAQSANACNNKKKALPLKLIAVFAILVCSIIGVTLPLVTRSIPALNPENDLFVIVKCFAAGIILGTGFMHVLPDSFDMLRSDCLKEKLWHEFPFSGFVAMFSAIITMMVDSLATSAYTKKIRTEIISSESNPAGGGDQEMGGVVNFGHHHPDNKTEGQSQLLRYRVIAMVSD; encoded by the exons ATGGCAATTACTTCAGCGACTCTTTTCAAGattatctttgttttcttcattctcGTCACTCTTCTCACACCTCAAGCCGTGGCTGATTGTGAAGCTCAATCAGCAAACGCATGCAACAACAAAAAGAAAGCCTTGCCTCTAAAACTCATAGCCGTATTTGCCATTTTAGTTTGTAGCATAATTGGTGTCACACTACCCTTAGTGACACGTTCAATCCCAGCTTTGAACCCTGAAAACGATCTCTTCGTAATTGTGAAATGCTTTGCGGCTGGTATAATTCTAGGCACGGGCTTCATGCACGTGCTTCCCGATTCCTTTGACATGTTGCGGTCTGATTGCTTGAAGGAGAAACTGTGGCACGAGTTTCCATTTTCGGGATTTGTTGCTATGTTCTCTGCTATTATAACGATGATGGTGGATTCTTTGGCTACTAGTGCTTACACAAAGAAGATTAGGACTGAGATTATTTCATCTGAGAGCAACCCTGCAGGTGGTGGAGACCAAGAGATGGGTGGTGTTGTTAACTTTGGCCACCACCACCCTGATAACAAGACAGAAGGCCAATCACAGCTTCTACGTTATCGTGTTATTGCCATG gtatctgaTTAA
- the LOC108340955 gene encoding fe(2+) transport protein 1 isoform X2 has protein sequence MAITSATLFKIIFVFFILVTLLTPQAVADCEAQSANACNNKKKALPLKLIAVFAILVCSIIGVTLPLVTRSIPALNPENDLFVIVKCFAAGIILGTGFMHVLPDSFDMLRSDCLKEKLWHEFPFSGFVAMFSAIITMMVDSLATSAYTKKIRTEIISSESNPAGGGDQEMGGVVNFGHHHPDNKTEGQSQLLRYRVIAMFSPTNLSKLLVASTDSHICILFGDDIIYKFKGI, from the exons ATGGCAATTACTTCAGCGACTCTTTTCAAGattatctttgttttcttcattctcGTCACTCTTCTCACACCTCAAGCCGTGGCTGATTGTGAAGCTCAATCAGCAAACGCATGCAACAACAAAAAGAAAGCCTTGCCTCTAAAACTCATAGCCGTATTTGCCATTTTAGTTTGTAGCATAATTGGTGTCACACTACCCTTAGTGACACGTTCAATCCCAGCTTTGAACCCTGAAAACGATCTCTTCGTAATTGTGAAATGCTTTGCGGCTGGTATAATTCTAGGCACGGGCTTCATGCACGTGCTTCCCGATTCCTTTGACATGTTGCGGTCTGATTGCTTGAAGGAGAAACTGTGGCACGAGTTTCCATTTTCGGGATTTGTTGCTATGTTCTCTGCTATTATAACGATGATGGTGGATTCTTTGGCTACTAGTGCTTACACAAAGAAGATTAGGACTGAGATTATTTCATCTGAGAGCAACCCTGCAGGTGGTGGAGACCAAGAGATGGGTGGTGTTGTTAACTTTGGCCACCACCACCCTGATAACAAGACAGAAGGCCAATCACAGCTTCTACGTTATCGTGTTATTGCCATG TTTTCACCAACTAACCTTAGCAAATTATTGGTTGCATCTACGGATTCACATATCTGTATACTTTTTGGAGATGACATAATCTACAAATTCAAGG gtatctga
- the LOC108340955 gene encoding fe(2+) transport protein 1 isoform X1 — protein sequence MAITSATLFKIIFVFFILVTLLTPQAVADCEAQSANACNNKKKALPLKLIAVFAILVCSIIGVTLPLVTRSIPALNPENDLFVIVKCFAAGIILGTGFMHVLPDSFDMLRSDCLKEKLWHEFPFSGFVAMFSAIITMMVDSLATSAYTKKIRTEIISSESNPAGGGDQEMGGVVNFGHHHPDNKTEGQSQLLRYRVIAMFSPTNLSKLLVASTDSHICILFGDDIIYKFKGRFTHVFLI from the exons ATGGCAATTACTTCAGCGACTCTTTTCAAGattatctttgttttcttcattctcGTCACTCTTCTCACACCTCAAGCCGTGGCTGATTGTGAAGCTCAATCAGCAAACGCATGCAACAACAAAAAGAAAGCCTTGCCTCTAAAACTCATAGCCGTATTTGCCATTTTAGTTTGTAGCATAATTGGTGTCACACTACCCTTAGTGACACGTTCAATCCCAGCTTTGAACCCTGAAAACGATCTCTTCGTAATTGTGAAATGCTTTGCGGCTGGTATAATTCTAGGCACGGGCTTCATGCACGTGCTTCCCGATTCCTTTGACATGTTGCGGTCTGATTGCTTGAAGGAGAAACTGTGGCACGAGTTTCCATTTTCGGGATTTGTTGCTATGTTCTCTGCTATTATAACGATGATGGTGGATTCTTTGGCTACTAGTGCTTACACAAAGAAGATTAGGACTGAGATTATTTCATCTGAGAGCAACCCTGCAGGTGGTGGAGACCAAGAGATGGGTGGTGTTGTTAACTTTGGCCACCACCACCCTGATAACAAGACAGAAGGCCAATCACAGCTTCTACGTTATCGTGTTATTGCCATG TTTTCACCAACTAACCTTAGCAAATTATTGGTTGCATCTACGGATTCACATATCTGTATACTTTTTGGAGATGACATAATCTACAAATTCAAGGGTAGGTTTACACATGTTTTCCTTATCTAA